From Deinococcus wulumuqiensis R12, one genomic window encodes:
- a CDS encoding alpha/beta hydrolase produces the protein MSGPHLFGPDPFDPDPFDPALFDPAVNAEYMPSQRVPDARAYFTAWAERSAQVRREHPPRLLRYGPGEHETMDLFGPSGAAAGTLLFIHGGYWLAFYKDDFSYVAPALLARGWRVAVMSYDLAPAVALRHIVRQARVAASALAQACPGPLVVAGHSAGGHLTAMIHSTDWAAEGLRAPRLTASIGISGLYDLAPLRRTELQPDLRLTEQEAFALSPLHASPTTHAPFLAAVGDLESASFLAQSRRLAEHWPRTRLWQQPGRHHFDAPDDLPALLEDVLAGEGE, from the coding sequence ATGAGCGGCCCGCACCTGTTCGGCCCAGACCCGTTTGACCCAGACCCGTTTGACCCAGCCCTGTTCGACCCTGCCGTCAACGCCGAGTACATGCCCAGCCAGCGGGTGCCTGACGCCCGGGCCTATTTCACGGCCTGGGCGGAGCGGAGCGCTCAGGTCCGGCGTGAGCACCCGCCCCGGCTGCTGCGCTACGGCCCCGGCGAGCACGAGACGATGGACCTGTTCGGGCCTTCCGGGGCTGCGGCGGGCACCCTGCTGTTCATTCACGGCGGGTACTGGCTGGCGTTTTACAAGGACGACTTTTCGTATGTCGCGCCTGCGCTGCTCGCGCGGGGGTGGCGGGTGGCCGTCATGAGCTACGACCTCGCCCCGGCGGTTGCGCTGCGCCACATCGTGCGGCAGGCGCGGGTGGCGGCGTCGGCGCTGGCGCAGGCCTGTCCGGGACCGCTGGTGGTGGCGGGGCACTCGGCGGGCGGGCACCTGACGGCCATGATTCACAGCACCGACTGGGCCGCCGAGGGCCTCCGCGCGCCCCGGCTGACCGCCAGCATCGGCATCAGCGGCCTGTACGACCTCGCGCCGCTGCGCCGCACCGAGTTGCAGCCCGACCTGCGCCTGACCGAGCAGGAGGCCTTCGCCCTCAGCCCGCTGCACGCTTCTCCCACCACCCACGCGCCGTTTCTGGCGGCGGTGGGCGACCTGGAAAGCGCGTCGTTTCTGGCACAGTCGCGCCGCCTGGCCGAACACTGGCCCCGCACCCGGCTCTGGCAACAACCCGGACGCCACCATTTCGACGCGCCGGACGACCTCCCGGCCCTTCTGGAGGACGTGCTGGCGGGGGAGGGGGAGTAA
- a CDS encoding CaiB/BaiF CoA transferase family protein: MTEPSSAPCSAGLPLSGVRVADFTRVLTGPYCTMLLGDLGADVIKVEPPQGDDTRAWGPPYQGRGEARESTYFLSVNRNKRSVLLDLRREADLEAAWALLGTADIVVENFRPGAFDRLGFGWEALRARFPRLILASISGFGLDGPYRDRAGYDVIAQGLGGLMSYNGEPGRPPQRVGVAVADVFAGALVTQAILAALYQRERTGQGARVDVNLLEGVISLGTSQVSRYLTGGQIPGPQGNDHPSIVPYGTFDCADGRINLAVGNDSLWARFCAALGFTALAANPLYATNEGRVRCREALNAELFPALLGLTRAELSERLNAAGVPCGPVNDMHEVFEDPHVQARGVAVRVPHASLGETTVTSPPWRFGGESLPVRRGPPTPGQHTAEVLAELGIEPGN; this comes from the coding sequence ATGACTGAGCCTTCTTCCGCGCCTTGTTCCGCTGGCCTTCCGCTCTCCGGCGTCCGGGTGGCCGACTTTACCCGGGTGCTGACCGGACCGTACTGCACCATGCTGCTGGGCGACCTCGGCGCCGACGTCATCAAGGTGGAGCCGCCCCAGGGCGACGACACCCGCGCCTGGGGGCCGCCGTACCAGGGGCGGGGCGAGGCCCGCGAAAGCACCTACTTCCTGAGTGTCAACCGCAACAAGCGCAGCGTGCTGCTCGACCTGCGCCGCGAGGCGGACCTGGAAGCGGCGTGGGCTTTGCTCGGCACGGCGGACATCGTGGTGGAAAATTTCCGGCCCGGCGCCTTCGACCGCCTGGGCTTCGGATGGGAGGCACTCCGCGCCCGCTTTCCCCGGCTGATTCTGGCGAGCATCTCGGGCTTCGGGCTGGACGGCCCTTACCGGGACCGTGCCGGATACGACGTGATTGCCCAGGGCCTGGGCGGCCTCATGAGTTACAACGGCGAGCCGGGCCGCCCCCCGCAGCGGGTCGGGGTCGCGGTGGCCGACGTGTTCGCCGGGGCGCTCGTGACCCAGGCGATTCTGGCGGCGCTCTATCAGCGCGAGCGCACCGGGCAGGGTGCCCGGGTGGACGTGAACCTGCTCGAAGGGGTCATTTCCCTCGGCACCAGCCAGGTCAGCCGCTACCTGACGGGCGGGCAGATTCCGGGGCCGCAGGGCAACGACCACCCCAGCATCGTTCCCTACGGCACCTTCGATTGCGCGGATGGCCGAATCAACCTCGCGGTGGGCAACGACAGCCTGTGGGCGCGGTTTTGCGCCGCGCTGGGCTTTACGGCGCTGGCCGCCAATCCGCTCTACGCCACCAACGAGGGCCGCGTCCGCTGCCGCGAGGCCCTGAATGCCGAGCTGTTTCCTGCCCTGCTGGGGCTGACCCGCGCCGAACTGAGCGAGCGGCTGAACGCGGCGGGCGTGCCCTGCGGCCCGGTCAACGACATGCACGAGGTCTTTGAAGACCCCCACGTCCAGGCGCGGGGGGTGGCGGTCCGGGTACCTCACGCCTCCCTCGGGGAAACCACCGTCACCTCACCCCCCTGGCGGTTCGGCGGCGAGAGTCTCCCGGTGCGGCGAGGCCCGCCCACGCCCGGGCAGCACACGGCGGAGGTGCTGGCGGAGCTGGGCATCGAGCCGGGGAACTGA
- a CDS encoding KamA family radical SAM protein: MPDARPLHPQSTVRAQQMLPRGHRAEKWKDVPDEQWYDWKWQLKNRINSVAELQEVLNLTESEFRGASAEGIFRLDITPYFASLMDRDDPTCPVRRQVIPTEEELQPFTSMMEDSLAEDKHSPVPGLVHRYPDRVLMLVTTQCASYCRYCTRSRIVGDPAETFNPAEYEAQLNYLRNTPQVRDVLLSGGDPLTLAPKVLGRLLSELRKIEHIEIIRIGTRVPVFMPMRVTQELCDTLAEHHPLWMNIHVNHPKEITPEVADACDRLTRAGVPLGNQSVLLRGVNDHPVIMQKLVRELVKIRVRPYYIYQCDLVHGAGHLRTTVSKGLEIMESLRGHTSGYSVPTYVVDAPGGGGKIPVAPNYVLSHSPEKLILRNFEGYIAAYSEPADYTGPDMAIPEDWIRKEPGQSGIYGLMEGERISIEPKEFSESRQREGAIQHRLNSREDKWAAHGIGAGNRGDITSGVSDTAPDGMVQVAQPVSGD, translated from the coding sequence ATGCCCGATGCCCGCCCGCTTCACCCCCAGTCCACCGTCCGCGCCCAGCAGATGCTGCCGCGTGGTCACCGCGCCGAGAAATGGAAGGACGTACCCGACGAGCAGTGGTACGACTGGAAATGGCAACTCAAAAACCGCATCAACTCTGTGGCGGAGTTGCAGGAAGTCCTGAACCTCACCGAGTCCGAGTTCCGGGGCGCGTCCGCCGAGGGCATCTTCCGGCTGGACATCACGCCCTACTTCGCCAGCCTGATGGACAGGGACGACCCCACCTGCCCCGTGCGGCGTCAGGTCATCCCGACAGAAGAGGAGTTGCAGCCCTTCACCTCCATGATGGAGGACTCCCTGGCGGAGGATAAGCACTCGCCGGTGCCGGGGCTGGTTCACCGCTACCCCGACCGCGTGCTGATGCTGGTGACCACCCAGTGCGCGAGCTACTGCCGCTACTGCACCCGCTCGCGCATCGTGGGCGACCCTGCCGAGACCTTCAACCCCGCCGAGTACGAGGCGCAACTCAATTACCTGCGAAACACCCCGCAGGTGCGCGACGTGCTGCTCTCCGGCGGCGACCCGCTCACGCTCGCGCCCAAGGTGCTGGGCCGCCTGCTGAGCGAACTGCGCAAGATTGAGCACATCGAAATCATCCGCATCGGCACGCGCGTGCCCGTGTTCATGCCCATGCGTGTGACCCAGGAACTGTGCGACACCCTCGCCGAGCATCATCCCCTCTGGATGAACATCCACGTCAACCACCCCAAGGAAATCACCCCCGAAGTGGCCGACGCCTGCGACCGCCTGACCCGCGCGGGTGTGCCGCTGGGCAACCAGAGCGTGCTGCTCCGGGGCGTGAACGACCACCCCGTCATCATGCAAAAGCTGGTGCGCGAACTCGTCAAAATCCGCGTGCGGCCCTACTACATCTACCAGTGCGATCTCGTGCACGGGGCGGGCCACCTGCGCACCACCGTCTCCAAGGGCCTGGAAATCATGGAAAGCCTGCGCGGGCACACCTCCGGCTATTCCGTGCCGACCTACGTCGTGGACGCCCCCGGCGGCGGCGGCAAGATTCCCGTCGCGCCCAACTACGTGCTCTCGCACAGCCCCGAAAAACTGATTCTGCGCAACTTCGAGGGCTATATCGCCGCCTACTCCGAACCCGCCGATTACACCGGCCCCGACATGGCGATTCCCGAGGACTGGATTCGCAAGGAACCCGGTCAGAGCGGCATCTACGGCCTGATGGAAGGCGAACGCATCTCCATCGAGCCGAAGGAATTCAGCGAGAGCCGCCAGCGCGAAGGCGCGATTCAGCACCGCCTGAACAGCCGCGAGGACAAGTGGGCCGCGCACGGCATCGGCGCGGGGAACAGGGGCGACATAACCAGCGGCGTCAGCGACACCGCGCCCGACGGGATGGTGCAGGTGGCGCAGCCTGTGAGCGGGGACTGA
- a CDS encoding L-glutamate gamma-semialdehyde dehydrogenase — translation MTPSTLLHGLLPFEHEPYFNFADPAVAAAQKAAYAKARADYAGKTFPLLMDGKKVQGDGTFTVTNPATGEKLWSFQNATAAQLNEAVAAANKAFEGWRFSDPLQRAAIFLRAAQLVRARRMELNAVMSLENGKNWAEADGEIAECVDHFEVFARETLKWAEGKPVYPMSDEHVTTVYEPLGVVAVISPWNYPSAIPLGMSLGALAAGNTVVWKPASETPLSSWLLIRLLFEAGLPRDTIQFLTGADDVLGDPLVDHKDVRMVAFTGSREIGCRIYERAAKVQPGQKFLKRVIAEMGGKDPTVVCADADLDAAAAGIVAATYGYSGQKCSACSRVVAEESIYDALLEKVKTLTEALKLGLPEDNAAVGPVIHAGSADRIRQYIENGKKTARLVTGGTEAQVQGSGEAQANYIPPTIFADVDAKDPLFQEEIFGPVLAFAKAKDWRHAIDLANDSDYGLTAAFYSRDPHKLAEARRLMHVGNLYLNRKCTGALSGTHAFGGYGMSGTNAKVGGPDYLFWFLQTKTVAQKY, via the coding sequence ATGACCCCATCCACCCTCCTCCACGGCCTGCTCCCCTTCGAGCACGAACCCTATTTCAACTTCGCTGACCCCGCCGTCGCTGCCGCGCAGAAGGCCGCCTACGCCAAAGCCCGCGCCGACTATGCGGGCAAGACGTTTCCGCTCCTGATGGACGGCAAGAAAGTGCAGGGCGACGGGACGTTTACCGTCACCAACCCCGCGACGGGCGAAAAGCTGTGGTCGTTTCAGAACGCCACCGCTGCCCAGCTGAACGAAGCTGTGGCCGCCGCGAACAAGGCGTTCGAGGGCTGGCGTTTTTCCGACCCACTGCAACGCGCCGCCATTTTCCTGCGGGCCGCGCAACTCGTCCGCGCGCGCCGCATGGAACTCAACGCCGTGATGAGCCTGGAAAACGGCAAGAACTGGGCCGAAGCCGACGGCGAAATTGCCGAGTGCGTGGACCATTTCGAGGTCTTTGCCCGCGAGACGCTGAAGTGGGCGGAGGGCAAACCCGTCTATCCCATGTCCGACGAGCACGTCACCACCGTGTACGAACCGCTGGGCGTGGTGGCGGTCATCAGCCCCTGGAACTATCCGTCGGCCATTCCGCTGGGCATGAGCCTGGGCGCACTGGCGGCGGGCAACACGGTGGTCTGGAAGCCCGCCAGCGAAACGCCGCTGTCGTCCTGGCTGCTGATTCGGCTGCTGTTCGAGGCCGGACTGCCGCGAGACACCATCCAGTTCCTGACCGGCGCGGACGACGTGCTGGGCGACCCGCTGGTAGACCATAAGGACGTTCGCATGGTGGCCTTCACGGGCAGCCGCGAAATCGGGTGCCGCATCTACGAACGGGCGGCGAAGGTGCAGCCGGGCCAGAAGTTCCTCAAGCGCGTGATTGCCGAAATGGGCGGCAAAGACCCCACGGTGGTGTGCGCCGACGCCGACCTGGACGCCGCCGCTGCGGGCATCGTCGCCGCCACCTACGGCTACAGCGGTCAGAAATGCAGCGCGTGCAGCCGCGTCGTGGCCGAGGAAAGCATCTATGACGCGCTGCTCGAAAAGGTCAAGACCTTGACCGAGGCGCTGAAGCTGGGCCTCCCCGAAGACAACGCCGCCGTCGGCCCCGTGATTCACGCGGGCAGCGCGGATCGCATTCGCCAGTACATCGAAAACGGCAAAAAGACCGCCCGGCTGGTCACGGGTGGCACCGAAGCGCAGGTGCAAGGCAGCGGCGAGGCGCAAGCCAACTACATTCCGCCGACCATCTTTGCCGATGTGGACGCGAAAGACCCGCTCTTTCAGGAAGAAATCTTCGGCCCCGTGCTGGCGTTCGCCAAGGCCAAAGACTGGCGGCACGCGATTGACCTCGCCAACGACTCGGACTACGGCCTGACCGCCGCTTTCTACTCCCGCGACCCGCACAAACTGGCCGAAGCCCGCCGCCTGATGCATGTGGGCAACCTCTACCTCAACCGCAAATGCACCGGGGCGCTGTCCGGCACCCACGCCTTCGGCGGCTACGGCATGAGCGGCACGAATGCCAAAGTCGGCGGCCCCGACTACCTGTTCTGGTTCCTTCAGACCAAGACCGTGGCGCAGAAGTACTGA
- the kynU gene encoding kynureninase, producing MTRLPPLSDLSLSGPSLAALDARDPLAHKRAEFDLPADVVYLDGNSLGALPRHVPARLAQVATQEWGQHLIGSWTRGAQAAQDWMALPDRVAAKLAPLIGAQPQEVAVGDSTSVNTFKALAAALRLSGRRVILSDADNFPTDLYVAQGLARLLGDVEVRTAPAHAITDHLTDDVGALLLTEVDYRTGRRLDMRAVTAAAHAHGIVTVWDLAHSAGAFAVDLGGAGADFAIGCGYKFLNGGPGAPAFLYVAGRHLDRAEVVLSGWMGHADPFEMARQYAPAPGARRFVVGTPQVLSLSALDAALDVFGDVDLAALREKSLSLTDTFIRLMEPLTRQHPLELVTPLAHAERGSQVSYRHPDARRVMARLTGRGVIGDFRTPDILRFGFTPLYLSHEDVGRAVAGIEAVLNEQTGERA from the coding sequence ATGACCCGACTGCCTCCCCTCAGCGACCTTTCCCTTTCCGGCCCGTCTCTGGCCGCGCTCGACGCCCGTGACCCACTCGCGCACAAGCGGGCCGAGTTCGACCTGCCCGCCGACGTGGTCTATCTCGACGGCAACAGCCTCGGCGCCTTGCCCCGGCATGTTCCGGCGCGGCTGGCGCAGGTGGCGACCCAGGAGTGGGGCCAGCACCTGATCGGCTCGTGGACCCGGGGCGCGCAGGCCGCCCAGGACTGGATGGCCCTGCCCGACCGGGTGGCCGCCAAACTCGCGCCACTGATCGGCGCCCAGCCTCAGGAGGTGGCGGTGGGCGACTCCACCAGCGTCAACACCTTCAAGGCGCTCGCGGCGGCGCTGCGGCTTTCCGGGCGCCGGGTGATTCTCAGCGACGCCGACAACTTTCCCACCGACCTGTACGTGGCGCAGGGCCTTGCCCGGCTGCTGGGCGACGTGGAGGTGCGGACCGCGCCCGCCCACGCCATCACCGACCACCTCACGGACGACGTGGGCGCCCTCCTGCTGACCGAGGTGGACTACCGCACCGGACGCAGGCTCGACATGCGTGCGGTCACCGCCGCCGCCCACGCCCACGGCATCGTGACGGTGTGGGACCTCGCGCACTCGGCGGGGGCCTTTGCGGTGGACCTCGGCGGGGCGGGCGCGGACTTCGCCATCGGCTGCGGGTACAAGTTTCTCAACGGGGGACCCGGCGCCCCGGCTTTTCTGTACGTGGCCGGGCGGCACCTGGACCGGGCCGAGGTGGTGCTGAGCGGCTGGATGGGCCACGCCGACCCCTTCGAGATGGCCCGGCAGTACGCCCCGGCCCCCGGCGCCCGGCGCTTCGTCGTGGGCACGCCGCAGGTGCTGAGCCTGAGCGCCCTCGACGCCGCGCTCGACGTGTTCGGGGACGTGGACCTCGCCGCCCTGCGCGAGAAGTCGCTGTCGCTGACCGACACCTTTATCCGGCTGATGGAGCCGCTGACGCGCCAGCACCCGCTGGAACTCGTCACCCCCCTTGCCCATGCCGAGCGCGGCAGTCAGGTCAGCTACCGCCACCCCGACGCCCGGCGGGTCATGGCGCGGCTGACCGGGCGCGGCGTCATCGGAGATTTCCGCACGCCGGACATCCTGCGCTTCGGGTTCACGCCGCTGTACCTCTCGCACGAGGATGTGGGCCGGGCGGTGGCCGGCATAGAGGCCGTTTTGAACGAGCAGACTGGGGAGCGGGCGTGA
- a CDS encoding alpha/beta fold hydrolase gives MKLDRTRVRVWEMGRTGNPPVVLLHGGGVDHARLSWEPTLHQLAALGFHVIAPDFPGYGESPFPQESVTLDVLAATVTELLEALRLEKVILGGISLGGGAALAVALSHPEKVERLALVGAYGLSSFIPGGRLATAWVHLPQPQWLNLALSSSPLLLDLTLRGILKNPAARTPELRGMVAQAMRRSTPAWNDFQRSEMVPGSKGLKTVFAPHLRRLTMPIVVVHGLEDFTIPYRDVAQAFADMPNAELHPIPHAGHWTQRDAAAEFHSILARFLFKEVFL, from the coding sequence GTGAAGCTTGACCGCACCCGCGTGCGCGTGTGGGAGATGGGCCGGACCGGAAACCCGCCTGTCGTCCTGCTGCACGGTGGGGGCGTAGACCACGCGCGGCTTTCCTGGGAACCGACCCTGCACCAGCTGGCCGCGCTGGGTTTTCACGTCATCGCCCCCGATTTCCCCGGTTACGGTGAGAGTCCCTTCCCGCAGGAGTCGGTCACGCTGGATGTTCTGGCGGCCACCGTCACCGAACTGCTGGAGGCTCTCCGCCTTGAAAAAGTCATCCTGGGCGGGATTTCACTGGGGGGTGGCGCAGCGCTCGCCGTGGCCCTGAGCCACCCGGAGAAAGTGGAGCGGCTGGCGCTGGTGGGGGCTTACGGCCTGTCCTCCTTCATCCCCGGCGGGCGTCTGGCGACAGCCTGGGTGCACTTGCCGCAACCGCAGTGGCTGAATCTGGCCCTCAGCTCTTCGCCGCTCCTGCTCGACCTGACGCTCCGGGGCATCCTCAAAAATCCTGCCGCCCGCACGCCCGAACTGCGGGGCATGGTGGCCCAGGCCATGCGCCGCAGCACCCCGGCCTGGAACGATTTTCAACGCTCCGAGATGGTTCCCGGCTCAAAGGGGCTGAAAACGGTGTTCGCTCCACACCTGCGCCGCCTGACCATGCCGATTGTCGTCGTGCATGGCCTCGAAGACTTCACCATTCCGTACCGCGACGTTGCGCAGGCTTTCGCCGACATGCCCAACGCGGAACTGCACCCCATTCCCCACGCCGGACACTGGACGCAGCGGGACGCCGCTGCCGAATTTCATTCCATCCTCGCTCGTTTCCTGTTCAAGGAGGTTTTCCTATGA
- the kynA gene encoding tryptophan 2,3-dioxygenase has translation MSGGSGCPFGPGEGVPAEHSAEQAHRDFSRSLSYGDYLHLDELRSAHQPVTEAHDEHLFIAIHHVSEVWLSLIVRELQAAMALLEGGITDAPLKMLTRVVRAQEQLTAAWDVLRTMTPADYLQFRSAFGQASGFQSQNYRMVEFLLGNRNPTLLGPHAHRPDLHGPLLAALHAPSVYDLALRLLAARGLNVPAEVLGRDVSRPYVADPAVLDAWLTVYRDPERHWDLYELAEKLVDVEDNFRRWRFNHLTTVERTIGFRRGSGGTSGVGYLREALDTVLFPELWDVRTHL, from the coding sequence GTGAGCGGCGGGTCCGGTTGCCCCTTCGGGCCGGGTGAGGGTGTCCCGGCCGAACACTCGGCGGAGCAGGCGCACCGCGACTTCAGCCGCTCGCTGAGTTACGGCGATTACCTGCACCTCGACGAGCTGCGTTCGGCGCACCAGCCGGTCACGGAGGCCCACGACGAACATCTGTTCATCGCCATTCACCACGTCTCCGAGGTCTGGCTGTCGCTCATCGTGCGCGAGTTGCAGGCGGCGATGGCCCTGCTGGAAGGCGGCATCACCGACGCGCCGCTGAAGATGCTCACCCGCGTCGTCCGCGCCCAGGAGCAGCTCACCGCCGCCTGGGACGTGCTGAGGACGATGACGCCCGCCGATTACCTCCAGTTTCGCAGCGCCTTCGGGCAGGCGTCGGGGTTTCAGTCGCAGAACTACCGGATGGTCGAGTTTCTGCTCGGCAACCGTAACCCCACGCTGCTCGGGCCGCACGCCCACCGTCCCGACCTGCACGGGCCACTTCTGGCGGCCCTGCACGCCCCCAGCGTCTACGACCTCGCCCTGCGCCTGCTCGCCGCGCGGGGGCTGAACGTGCCCGCAGAGGTGCTGGGGCGCGACGTGTCCCGTCCTTACGTGGCCGACCCCGCCGTGCTGGACGCCTGGCTGACGGTCTACCGCGACCCCGAGCGGCACTGGGACCTGTACGAGCTGGCCGAGAAACTGGTGGATGTGGAGGACAATTTCCGGCGCTGGCGCTTCAACCACCTGACCACCGTGGAGCGCACCATCGGCTTCCGGCGCGGTTCGGGCGGCACCAGCGGCGTGGGCTACCTGCGCGAGGCACTGGACACCGTGCTGTTTCCCGAACTGTGGGACGTGAGAACCCACCTATGA
- a CDS encoding acetyl ornithine aminotransferase family protein, whose protein sequence is MTTATKPRQPVLKTPLPGPKSADIIARDKQHLSTSYMRPYPFVPDHGEGVWLTDVDGNTMLDFFAGIAVSTTGHAHPHVVQAVQKQIEKFTHVCLTDYPQEITTSLAERLVKHVEKPGEKWRVFFSNSGAEAVEAAVKLARNHTGRQHIISTMGSFHGRTYGAITLTGSKTKYKRGFGPLLPAVSHVPYPNPFRPPLGSTPETCGQAVLEHIESLFVGILPADEVAAIIVEPMQGEGGYIVPPADFLPGLRKLCDKHGILLIFDEVQAGMGRTGKMFSFQHFDVQPDIITSAKGIASGMPLGALLAKESVMTWPVGSHGSTYGGNPVAAAASHATLDLLEGKVKHDGCGESLMHNAAEVGEYIMAELKKMGQDFPFIGDVRGKGLFIGIEFVKPDGSPDGALRDRASMDMFEKGLLNLDCGEAVIRISPPLILTKEEAATGLEMMRRTFEAMK, encoded by the coding sequence ATGACCACCGCCACCAAACCCCGTCAACCCGTCCTCAAGACTCCCCTCCCCGGCCCCAAATCCGCCGACATCATCGCCCGCGACAAGCAGCACCTCTCCACGTCCTACATGCGCCCCTACCCCTTCGTGCCCGACCATGGCGAAGGCGTGTGGCTGACCGATGTGGATGGCAACACCATGCTGGACTTCTTCGCGGGCATCGCTGTGAGCACCACCGGGCACGCCCACCCGCATGTCGTTCAGGCGGTGCAAAAGCAAATCGAGAAGTTTACCCACGTCTGCCTGACCGACTACCCGCAGGAAATCACCACCAGTCTGGCCGAGCGTCTGGTCAAGCATGTGGAGAAGCCCGGCGAGAAATGGCGCGTGTTCTTCTCCAACTCCGGCGCGGAAGCGGTGGAAGCCGCCGTCAAGCTCGCCCGCAACCACACGGGCCGCCAGCACATCATCTCCACGATGGGCAGCTTTCACGGGCGCACGTATGGCGCGATTACGCTGACGGGCAGCAAAACCAAGTACAAGCGCGGCTTCGGCCCGCTGCTGCCCGCCGTGAGCCACGTTCCCTATCCCAACCCCTTCCGCCCGCCGCTGGGCAGCACCCCCGAAACCTGCGGTCAGGCGGTGCTGGAGCACATCGAAAGCCTGTTCGTGGGCATTCTGCCCGCCGACGAGGTGGCGGCAATTATCGTGGAACCCATGCAGGGTGAGGGCGGGTACATCGTGCCGCCCGCCGACTTTCTGCCCGGCCTGCGCAAGCTGTGCGACAAGCACGGCATCCTGCTCATTTTCGACGAGGTGCAAGCCGGAATGGGCCGCACGGGGAAAATGTTCTCCTTCCAGCACTTTGACGTGCAGCCCGACATCATCACCAGTGCCAAAGGCATCGCGTCGGGGATGCCGCTGGGTGCGCTGCTGGCGAAAGAAAGCGTGATGACGTGGCCCGTCGGCTCGCACGGCAGTACCTACGGCGGCAACCCGGTGGCGGCGGCGGCCTCGCACGCCACGCTGGATTTGCTGGAAGGCAAAGTCAAGCACGACGGCTGCGGCGAAAGCCTGATGCACAACGCCGCCGAGGTGGGCGAGTACATCATGGCCGAACTGAAAAAGATGGGGCAGGACTTCCCCTTCATCGGGGACGTGCGCGGCAAGGGGCTGTTTATCGGCATTGAATTCGTGAAACCCGACGGCAGCCCTGACGGTGCGCTGCGTGACCGCGCCAGCATGGACATGTTCGAAAAGGGTCTGCTGAACCTCGACTGCGGCGAGGCCGTCATCCGCATCAGCCCGCCCCTGATTCTGACGAAAGAGGAAGCGGCGACAGGGCTGGAGATGATGCGCCGGACGTTCGAAGCCATGAAGTGA
- a CDS encoding acyl-CoA dehydrogenase family protein, whose translation MFDYFRMLDLVTPDERDIHAATRKFVDAEITPHIGEWWEHESAPTRELMRKMGSLGLLGPTTPEQYGGAGTSHTAYGLICYELERADSGLRSAASVQGSLVMHPINAYGSEEQKKQWLPGLASGELIGCFGLTEPDGGSDPGAMRTRARKDGGDYVLSGSKMWITNSPLADVAVVWAKDDEDVIRGFIVPRDAKGFSTPKIGHKMSLRASTTGEIVLDDCRIPAQNLLPGSRGLKSPLGCLTSARSGIAWGAMGALESVLSASLDYAGSRTTFGRPIAARQLVQEKLTWMATQHSLGSLLAWRLGNLKDAGQMNYAQVSVAKRNNVRVALEGARMAREIHGGNGITTEYPVIRHMLNLETVDTYEGTHDIHTLIVGRDLTGQNALE comes from the coding sequence ATGTTCGATTACTTCAGGATGCTCGACCTCGTCACCCCCGACGAGCGCGATATTCACGCCGCCACCCGCAAATTCGTGGACGCCGAAATCACGCCGCACATCGGGGAGTGGTGGGAACACGAATCGGCCCCCACCCGCGAGCTGATGCGCAAGATGGGGTCGCTGGGGCTGCTCGGCCCGACCACGCCCGAGCAGTACGGCGGCGCGGGCACGTCCCACACGGCCTACGGCCTGATCTGTTACGAACTCGAACGCGCCGACAGCGGCCTGCGCAGCGCGGCGAGCGTGCAGGGCAGTCTGGTCATGCATCCCATCAACGCCTACGGCAGCGAGGAACAGAAAAAGCAGTGGCTTCCGGGGCTGGCCTCGGGCGAACTGATCGGCTGCTTCGGCCTGACCGAACCCGACGGCGGCTCCGACCCCGGTGCCATGCGCACCCGCGCCCGCAAAGACGGCGGCGACTACGTGCTGAGCGGCAGCAAGATGTGGATTACCAACAGCCCGCTGGCCGACGTGGCGGTGGTGTGGGCCAAGGACGATGAGGACGTGATTCGCGGCTTTATCGTTCCGCGTGACGCCAAGGGGTTTTCCACCCCCAAGATCGGCCACAAGATGAGCCTGCGGGCGTCCACCACCGGGGAAATCGTGCTGGACGACTGCCGCATTCCGGCGCAGAACCTGCTGCCGGGCAGCCGGGGCCTCAAGTCGCCGCTCGGCTGCCTCACCTCGGCCCGTTCGGGCATCGCCTGGGGCGCGATGGGGGCGCTCGAAAGCGTGCTGAGCGCCAGCCTGGACTACGCGGGCAGCCGCACCACCTTCGGTCGGCCCATCGCCGCCCGGCAACTCGTGCAGGAAAAACTGACCTGGATGGCGACGCAGCACTCGCTCGGCAGCCTGCTCGCCTGGCGCCTGGGGAACCTCAAGGACGCCGGCCAGATGAACTACGCGCAGGTCAGCGTCGCCAAACGCAACAACGTGCGCGTGGCCCTCGAAGGTGCCCGCATGGCCCGCGAAATTCACGGCGGCAACGGCATCACCACCGAGTACCCGGTGATTCGCCACATGCTCAACCTCGAAACGGTGGACACCTACGAGGGCACCCACGACATCCACACCCTCATCGTGGGACGCGACCTGACCGGGCAAAACGCGCTGGAGTGA